The nucleotide window CCGGATAGACCGCGTAGGGGTGAAAGAACTAAAATATCCGATTGAACTCAGGGATAAATCCCATAGTTCCCAACACACGGTCGCTACCATCTCGATGACCGTCGATTTGCCCCACCATTTTAAGGGGACACACATGAGCCGGTTCTTGGAGGTGCTGAATGCCAATGGCCGTGAGATCCATGTGAAACGGATCCCGGACATATTAAAGAAAATGCAGCAAAAGCTCGAGGCGGATGATGCTCATATCGAAATGGATTTCCCGTTTTTTCTCGAAAAACAAGCGCCTGTGACAAAAGCCAAAAGCCTGATGAATTATACAGGACGCTTTAATGCCAGCATGAGAAAAGGCCAGTTGGATTTTATTACCGGAGTCGTGGTGCCAGTGACCACCCTTTGCCCTTGCTCAAAAGCCATCAGTGCCCGTGGTGCCCATAATCAAAGAGGCGACGTGACCGTGCAGTTACGCTCAAAAAAAGCGATCTGGCTCGAAGATATCATTGCCTTGGTCGAACAAAGCGCCAGTAGCGAGCTTTTTGCACTCCTGAAACGTGAGGACGAAAAATATGTCACGGAGCGGGCTTATGATAATCCGGTATTTGTCGAGGATCTAGTCCGTAATGTCGCTGTCAGGCTAAATAAACATCCCCAAGTCATCTGGTACCGGGTGGAAGCCGAGAATTACGAAAGTATCCACAGTCATAACGCCTATGCGATGGTGGAAAAATCATAAGCAGGCAGGCCATTATTTTTCGATTAGTTTAAAATCGTCAAAATAAGTCTCTCCATCACCCGTCAGCTTGATCGTGATACCCGTGGAGATTGGTTTTCCCGTATAAGTGAATTTATCTTTACCGGTTTTTCCGTCGGCATATTTAAAATTCGGACGGGCTGGTTGGAGAATGGGAAGAACGATGTTAAATGTCATTTCCTTCCATGAGGATCCCGGGATAAAGTCCTTATCCCCTGACTCTGAATATGCAGGAACCGCATCAAAAACTTTTGGGTTTTGGGCATTAGGAACCTCATCTATGAAAACCAGAGCTGACATTTTCAAAACACCCTTCATATTTTTACCTTTGACTTTGAAGCTCAGTTCGTAATTTTTCCCCAGGATCACTGATGGGGATACGGGTGTAAGGGTAATGACACGTTCATCGGGTTTGACGAGTGTATTATTCATAAAATATTTCATCGGAGGCTTCGGAAAATGGATTTTCATGGCGAATTTCCCTTCAGCAGGATTAGATCCAGGATCGATTTCAGTATCGACTACCTCGACAATCCCGTATTGATTTATCGCATTGAGATTGCCGACGTTATTAATGTCTGTGGTGTCCACCCAGTCCGAGGCTACTCGATAACGGAGTAAACTGTCCTCTGCCTTGATATTGACAAGGGTAGCTAGGTCTGGTGCAGATTTTGTGCCTTTATTAATGGCGACCTTGATTCTTCCGTCACTCGGGCTTGCGATGAGAATGTCAGGTAACCCGTCACCATTATAATCAGTCACACAGGGTGTGGCCATGGGGGTGGTATATACGGAGCCGCCGATCTTGATGTTTTCAGTGAATTCCAGTTGGGGAACCCGGGTGGCATCCTTAGGAATAGGTTTGCCTTTATAAAGGCAAAGCGTCCCGGGTGAATCAACGATTCCCTCGCGGCTACCGATGATCAGGTCAAGTATCCCGTCCCCGTCCCAATCAACGACTTGGGGAACGAGTTGCTCGCGACCATAACCATAAGCAAGAATCATTTCGTTTTTTTCGCTGAAACGGGGTACTGAGTCACTCCCTTCATTGAGGAAAAGATGGATGGCATTCGCCGAATAGGTGCCCTCCCCGATGAGGAGATCTTTTTTACCGTCACCATTCCAGTCCACGAGGATAGGAGCAAAGAAATTTCCCCACAGGCTGCCATCCGCACGGGTAGGGATCTGGAGGTTTTGTTTGCTTGTGGCGAGATCAAAATTAGCCATGTCATTGGGGAGTTTGAATTCCGGTCTCTGCTGGGAGCCTGAATTAGGAATACGCACGATGCGCCCGAGATAATCACCGAAAATAATGTCATATAAATTCCCAGAATACTTGCTCAAGGTAAGTTTAGGCGTATTCACAGTGTCTTCATTATTGATAAAAAATACAGGGATCATTTCCCCAGTGGCAAATTCCGGATTGTCTTTTGGTCCTAGGTTTTTAAAGAAATAGAAAAATCCTGTGGCATCGGCTATCACCATATCCGGCAGGCCATCCCCGTCCATGTCTTCATAGGCGATACTGGGGGAAAACGTCCGGCCTTGCTCTTGTTTTCCCTGCACCATGATATTCTTAGTGCGGGGGAGAAATTTAATATTTTTGGAGGAATCCACCCCGTCCCACTGGTTGTCCCGGGTAATAGTCTGTTCAAATCCCCCATTCCGGATAAGGTTATTTTTGTCTTGTCCGGATGCCTCGGTGAGTGTCATACCCATGGCGAGAATGAACAGAAGGAGGTTTTGAAGGGGTTTATTTACACTACTGATTAAAGGGTTCATTACGATTATCTTTGTTTGATTAAAGTTTTAGTCAGTGTGTTACTTCAAAAAGTTCCATCTTATTTGCAAAGTTGTTTAATTTACCTTCGGTGCTGAGACCAAAACAGCTTGGTATTGTAATAGCAGATGGACGACGACATTAATCCCGAGTTTATAGGCTAGAACTACCGTGTCGTTATTGACATTCCGGTAGTAGGTATTCCGCCGGGACCATAAAGCAAAGTTTGTATAAGTTTGATTGGGAGCCTTTTGGGTGCCTTCATCAAATTGTTCAAGTACCTTATCTTTATCATTCAGGGCGACTTGCCATATTTTCCCGTAGGAATTCATCGTATAGAGAACCCCGATCTGGTCACCGATCATCATCACTTCGATTGGTTCTTTGTAGAAATTAATTCCGGAAGGGGTGGTTTTAAGCAAGCTACCTTTTTGGGTGAAAATAGGGTGGCGATCGTCGATGGGTTGAAAATCCTGGTCAGGGTCGGGTAATACCCTTCTCATTTCCCTGCGAAAGGCGATATCAAAACGCGAGTTGCGCCCCGGCATCCCCGCGTCGCCCCAGATCACCCCGCCCGCAAGTAGGAAATCCCGGATATTAGTGACCTCGGCATCCGTGAGTTTAAAGTCTTTGTGTCCCGTGAAATAGACAAAGGCTACTGGGGGTTTAGAGCCAAAAAGGGCATTCCGGTCAGATAGGTCTAAGGGCACACCTTGAACATTAGCTTTTAAACGTTTGTTCCAACGCGTGATCTGTGTCATGAGGTTGGGGATACCGCCAAATTCCACCCTTTGCCCATCCGCGGAGAGTTTAATATTTTGATCCCAGTCACCACCTGCATATTTGGCGACATAACAGGTGAATTGGCCTTGGACACCGGTCACCCCGCCGCCTGCTGTATTTCCCACACCAAAGGGGGTGCTCCCTTCGGCACCAGTGCTCATACGGGTATTAATGCTGGATAAACGCTCCTTACTCATAGCCGGGGCTGATTTACGTGCCGCGGTAGGGGTGGGGATATTTTTGACTTGGGTCTGGATTTTTTCGACATTTGGCCCGACACTGGCGGAGACATTGATCTCAGGCATGAATGAGGGGGCGCTGGCGTTTTCCGAGACGATAATATCCTTCATGTCCGGGGCTGAAGTCTCCGCCACATCCGTCTGGGGAATCTCTACATCGACTTCATTCGGATTTGCATCGGAGGGCGGAGCGGGAGGGGGTCCGGGGGGCATGGCAATAAAGTCTGTCGATTCAAATTGCCCCGTTACGACATGTTTAACGGCTTCCACGATGACGATACCACCAAATATGGCCAGTAGAGCGACATGCAGTCCGAGTGCGATAAGGAAAAACCGTGAGGCCATCAAAGCATATACAAAACGCTTGATGACGCCTAAGTGGTCCTTGCCTTTTTCTATTGTTGTTTTTTTCTTTGCCATTGACTGGGTTCCTTAGGAAATTATCCTCCGAATGAGAGGCTTTTGACTCCTGATGCTGTACAAGCACTCAAAACTTGAGTGATACGTTCATGCCGTACCATAGGTGAGGGTGTGATTATCACGGGTTGTTTCTCGCCGAATTTCGCCACGACCTCCTTTAGGCGGGCTCGGAGTTCAGATAATTCAGGGCTCGGATTATCAATCGGGAGCTGGTTCCAGAAGACCTGGCCATTTTCATCGATGTCCACATAGATAGGCACCTCCACGGTTCCCGCATGTTGGGGGCTTCCCTTTGTGGGGAGATTGATCCCGAGCTCCATCTCCTTTTGTTGGAGACTTGCGGACGCCATAAAGAACAGGAGCAGGACGAATACAACGTCCACCATCGGCGCAATTTGCAACCCCACATCACCATCTGAACTAGCTCCGCTTGACATGATTTTTTCCTTCGTTAAAAAAAGTTCTATTATTTTGACACCGAAATCCCCGAGAAGGTTCCCGGTATTTGGATTATGATGCCGGGGCCGGGGCGGGTTTTTTCGCCCCTTTTCCATCTTCGACCTCACCACTGACTACTGAATAAGTAATATTGACGACCTTTGCCTTAGCGGCAGCCCGCATGATTTCTTGGATATAGGAATAACGGACATTTCTACCGGCACGGACAAGGACACGGAATAGTGACCTTTTTTCCGGGGGGACAGCCTCATAACGTTGGCTGATCAGATCCGTGATACGGCTGGGATCGCCGAATTGCTGGCCCCCGTCCACTACGAGTGAGCCACTATTAGCACTATCATCCCAGCTTGCATTAATGACGACCTCTAGGGCTTTTTTATCTTTGTCCTTTGCGTAGAGCACACTGGGTAATTTGATCTCCTCACCGGAGTATTTCACCATTTCGTCGGTCGATGAGATCGCCATAAAAAATGTCAGGAGCACCAAAAGCACATCGATCATGGGGGCGACTTGGAACTCGATATCCTCGGGGGGAAAGAGTTCCTCTTTGTGCCTCTTACGACGGCGTTTTTTATGGTTATGATCTGATTCGGACATTGTTTTTTTCCTGACCCACTCTGTATGGGTAACGGGGATATCAGGCGGTCATTTAACTCCATTGGAGCACAGTGCCACATGCGTGGCAGCTGGGTTGCCCCACGGCAACAGCCGTCCCACAGGAAGGACATGCCACTGTTTGTGCGACTCCAGCCGGGGGTGTGACAACACGGGAGACGCTGGCAGCGGGATTAGCACCCGCAGCGGGAGGTGGCGCAAAGATATCGCCGATTTTGATCCCGTGGATTTCTCTGAATGGAATGTCGTCGCGGAGGCGGTTGATTTTCAGGGAAGCGACGAGGACTTGTTGGGCGACCATATTCCGGAACACGTAGTAAAAGACGAATCCGGGAATAGAGACCAAAAGACCCGCGGCCGTCGCGACAAGCACGTGACCGATGTTGGCGGCGAGTTCCCGTGTGGCGGATGGGCCGGCATTGGCCATCGTGCCGAAGGCACCCATCATACCAAAGACCGTACCCGTCAGACCAAGCATGGGGGCGACGACCCCGATAACGGAGAGGTAACTGATTTTACTGTTGAGTTTTGATGCCTCTGTTTTGGTGGCTTCTTCAATGGCCTGCTCCATGGAGTCCTCGCCTTTACCGACTCGTTCGAGGCCGATCTTCATGATATTCGCCATAAAGCAGGGGTTTGTTTTGCATAGCTCCCAGGCTTCCTGGTAATTTCCGGCATTCAGGGATTGTTTCAAACGGGCAAAGAGGGGTTCGGGAGCCATTCTTGATTCACGAAGGTTATAGAAGCCGTCCATGATGATCGTGAGCATGAATACGGAGATTAATCCCAGTATGACGACGGTCATACCACCCTGTTTAATATAAAAGAAAAGGTTTTGTGTTTGCTCCGGCTCAGCCACTCCGGCCTCACCACCTACAGCAGGGGCGGCAGCCTCTTGGGCGGATACAAAAGTTTGGGATACCAGCCACAAGGACATGCTCAATAGTAGGATGGCGATGAATTTGGTTTGTATATTGAATTTCATATCTGCTTATACCGGGGGGTTTAGTTTGTTTATGTTAATCTTTAAGGAACAAATACTACGGGGGTTTGTTTTGGGGTATTTTTGGCTTTTTTTAAAGCATCAGCCTTGGCCTGAGCTTGGGATGCGATTTCCTGATACCCGTTATAGATTACGGCGCTTTTGAGGTAACACTCAAGGGCTTTCGAGTAATCCTTCTTTTTTTCATAAGCTTGTCCGAGGATATAGAATGCCTCACAAAAAGCGCGTTCCTGTGCACGGGTGGGGGATTGTACGGCGGCAGCTTCTTTTTCGAAACTCGCTAATAACATCATGACTTTGTCCGTCTCCCCTTTTCCATAGGCGATTTTTGCTAGACCGACATTGGCACGGGAGGCTTGGTCAGGATAAATCTTTGCAAATTCAATATAAAGGGGCTCCGCCTTGGCGAGGTTATTGAGTGCTACATAGGCATCCGCCACGGTGATGATGGCCGTCCCGATCTTTGGGTCAATGACACCTTTGTACTGGATAATGAGAGGTTCTAAAATGGTAATGGCCTGTTGATATTTCCCTGAAGCAAATTGTTTCATCGCGTCGTCGTAAGTGGGCGGGATATCCAGCACTAGGGAATTCATGTCCTTGTAAAAAAACTTCAGCGAGAGCTCTTGTCCACTCTTGGCATCCTTGTATTTCATCATGACTGCATCCGGGAAAACTTGCGTGATTTTTCCACTTACCACCTCCCCGCTTTTGCGTGTGATCACGTCTTCACTATGAGCGACTGCGCTTAGAAAAGAGGCGATAATGGCTACGCTGGCAAATTTGATAATCCGGTTTATGGGGTTTGGCATGTATGAGATTCCATTTTGTAACAGTAGTATTTCACAGCGTCAAATAAAACCTTGCCAGAGAGAAAGGAAAATTTGTCTTATTTACCTTGTTGCCTGATGGCTTCGTAGAGCACGATCGCAACCGAATTCGCCAGATTCAGGCTGCGGGCGTGTTCATTAAACATCGGGATTTTGATGGTTTGCCCCGCAAATTGCTCCAGTAATGAGTCCGGTAGCCCTTTGCTTTCCCGGCCAAAGACGAGATAATCCCCCGCCACAAAACGGGCCTCGGTGTAGTACTGGTCGGTTTTTGTCTCAATGAAAAACAGGCGGGCGGGTTTTTCCCCGGCCATGAACTCCTCCCAATCCTTCCACTGGCGGATATCGACATTTTCCGCATAATCCATCGCCGCCCGTTTCATGGCTTTGTCATCGAAGCGGAATCCCAGCGGGTGGATCAGGTGCAGGATGGAATTCGTCGCGGAACACAGCCGCATGATATTACCGGTATTAGGAGGGATTTCCGGCTGGTAGAGGACGATGTGGAATGAGGGATTCATATTAATGGGGAAAATATTTTTCAGGGATTAATAGAAGACTTTCATCAGATAAAGCCCGTCTGGAGGAGAGGTGACCGATGCGAGGCGGCGGTCCTTGGCTTTCAAGATTCTTTTGACATCGTCCGGGGATAATTTTCCTAGGCCTACGGAGACCAATGTGCCGGTGAGGCAACGCACCATCCGGAAAAGAAATCCTCCGCCTTTGAATTTTAATGTGAGCAAATTGCCTTTTTGCGCCCCGAAATGGGCGGAATCCCCTGCGCTGATGGGGGTTTCCTTGATCGTGATCCTGTGCAAATCGCGCACCATCGTCGAGCGTTCATAACGCGTAGTCACCGTAAACGAGCTGAAATCGTGTTTACCCACCAAGTGTTTGGCGGCCCTGCGCATGGCGCGGACATCGAGGGGTTGCCACAACCACAAAGCACGTCCGTCCCAGAGGGCGGGCATGAAGGGCGTATTAAAGATGAGGTAATGGTATTCCTTGCCCTTGGCCATGAAGCGCGCATGGAAATCATTCGCTACGACTTGCACCCGGTGGATCCTGATGGTGGTGGGGAGGACTGTATTGAGGGCAATGATCATTTTTTCCGGGTTCACCACAGGCCGGTCATTTTTCTGGCGGAAAGAGGCGACTTGGCCGAGGGCATGGACCCCGGCATCCGTGCGTCCGGAGCCTTCAATGAGGATTTCTTCGCAAAGGATTTTGCTGAGGGCGAGCTCAATGGTTTTTTGAACCGTGACACCATTATTCTGTGTCTGCCATCCGGAATATGGGCGGCCATCATAGGAAATGGTGATTTTGAAAGTGCGCATGGTGATGGCTGACGTTTTAACCATAGCCCGCTATGAATGTCCACCCTCAGAAAGATGTCCTTTGGCCAGTGGGGAAGGAGAGAACTCATGCTTTTTATCGGGGGAGGGCGCGGGTCGTAGGCGAAAATCTGTTCTTGCAAGGTCTGGCGCTGTTGGTTTTACTCTTGACCCACTATGGCAGACGAGATCAAAAAAAAATCACAGGCAGACGAACCCGCGCAAATGGAGCTTCCGATTGAATATCATATCGAGCAATTCTGGTTAAAATACAAAAACCCGATTGTTTTTGGGGTGATCTTGATTTTGGCCTTTGCGATTTTTACGGCAATATATAAACATAACCTGACCAGCAAGGAACAGGATTCCCTCGTCGCGTTGAATAAGGCTGTCACCGCCGGTAATATCGACCAAGTCGCTTCTGTTTTTGAAACATACCGGGGTACAAAAGCCGCCTCCCAAGCATTACTTTTGGTTGCGGACATGAATTTCCAACGTGGCCAGTACACTCAATCTCAAGAACTTTACCAGCGTTTCATCCGTGAATATCCACAGAATGAATTACTTGCCGCTGCATTTTATGGGGTAGGAGCCTGCCAACAAGCCTCTGGTAAAGTCGATGAAGCCCTGAGCACATACTTGAGCCTGCAAAAATCCAAGCCCACCGAAATCTGGACCTATCACGGATTACTTGCCGCTGCAAGTTGCTACGAGATTAAAGGACAGCCCGCCGCCGCCCGGAAAATATATCAAGACATCATCTCCGGTGCCGCCCCTGACTCCATCAAAATGCAGGCACAGTTTAATATTAAGCGCTTAGGTTGATTGGGACCCGTTTTTCTCAGTATCCCCATAAAACTAAGCCGCCATGCGTAATGGCCTAAAAAGCATTTTATCCCGTGACATGCGCATTGCGGGTTTGGAAGGGCAGTGTGCACCCGCACGATCATTTGCCGCTGGTGCCTCCCGGTCAAAACGGTTCCGTTGCAATTTGTCGAACCTCAGTTTCTTTAGGGTGTATGATCTTAGCATGAGATCTATAAAAGCTTAAACCATGCCAATTCACCTGAACCAGGGAATCACTCTAAACCTTTTGTTTGAATCCTTAATTTACTTGTTCGTCTTTTTCCGAGAGGAAACTCTCGACTGAGCCGGTGAGTAAATCGATTAATTCCGGGGCCATGAATGTGTATTCATCGGGAATATCCAGGAGGATGATCGGCGGGAGTGAATGGAATCCCGGGAAAAGGGATTTGATCCGGGCTTCATACTTTCTTTCCATGACTAGGATATTGTCTGCCCAGAGCAGGTCGGGCTCGCCGATCCGCCTTCGGCTACTCTCAGCGGTTCCTGCTGAACGCACAGTCAGCCTCGGGTCATTACGGAATATTTTCTCAGCGGTCGGACTCCGGCGTTGGTTGCGTCCACAGATAAAAAGGATTTTAAGCGGTTGCCCGGTGGACATGGCGGGTTATTTCGTTTTTTCTTCGAGGTCGGCAAGGTAGGCGAGGGCTTCTTCGCGGGAGGTGCCGCACATTTCAGGCATTGGTCGCAAATTGTTACAGACCGTGGGGCGTTCAGGCAGGCCAAAGAGTTTACACCGATAGTCCTGAGTGAGGTGAATGCAGGTGACCCCGGCCGGTTTTCCCTGGGGGAGTCCCGGCATGGGAGATGAAATGGAGATAGCGATACAGCAGGCTCCGCACCCCATTCGGCAGGTGAATCCGTCTGAACTGGATACGGAGCGGTTTACAGGCATTATTATATTTATTTTCAGGATGCCTGCCCTAGGCATCCATAGGGTCGGCAAACGCAATCAGGAGATGCGGCTGCCTTGATGATTAAAAAATCAAACCGTTTCAACGACAGTTTTGAGGATTTTTTGGGTTTCCACAGGGCGGTCACCGGGGGCTTTTTTGCAATCCTCGATTTTCTGGATAATGTCGTAACCTTCGACGACTTCACCAAAAATGGTGTGTTTCATATTGAGCCAGGGAGTTTTGGCTGTAGTGATGAAGAACTGGCTGCCATTGGTGCCCGGACCGGCATTAGCCATAGCCAGAAGGCCGTTGCGGTCAAATGATGCTTTTGGAGTGACCTCGTCTTCAAAACGTTTGCCCCAGCAGGATTCCCCACCAGTGCCGGTTCCTGTCGGATCACCTCCTTGGATCATAAAATCTTTAATGACACGGTGGAAAATAACCCCGTTATAATATCCTTTATTGCAAAGGGTCGTGAAATTTTCACAGGTTTTTGGTGCGATCTCCGGGAAAAGTTTAAATTTAATATTTCCCTGGTTGGTTTCAAAGGTGACAAATGTTGTGCTCATAATCCCGCATTTATGACCGAAGCCTCTGAGAGATTCAAGGATGAAAACTGGGATGAGGTGAAACACTGTAATGATATCGAACGGGATTGTCCCCGGATTCATCATGGCTGTGGGAAATTAAATCCCGGCAACTACCCCTATTAAATAGTAGTCTCAGGAGTAGGGGAGTCTATCGGGAGATGTCAAAACGGTAAAAAGGGGACAAAAAAGAACGGTTTCTCTATGGGATGACGCAAATTACTATTGATTGAAGAGCAGAGGCAATTATTGTGTCCTTATGTTGCTTGAACACCTCCATCACAGACCTAAACCTGCCAATAAAAAAATCCAGCTCATGACCACTTGTCTTTGTGACGCATTCTTTGACGATGTCGCAAAGGCCACGGTTCAAGTCCTCGAGTACCTCGGGTGTGAGATTTCCCTCCCGGATGAACAGACCTGTTGCGGACAGCCAGCCTTTAACGGGGGTGATTGGCCATCCTCACGTCGGGTCGTCAGGCATACGGCAAAAGTTTTCCATTCTGATGACACAGTGGTGACACCGTCAGGCTCTTGCGCGGCGATGCTTTTCCATGGGGCATTATTAGAGTTTGAGAAAGAAAAAGATTTACCTGAGATCGAGAAGCTTGCCAATAAGACATGGGAATTAACCGATTACATTTATAACGGCCTCGGGATCAAGACCTGGCCGGGCAAACTCAATGCCAAAGTCGCCTTCCACCGTTCCTGCCATACCCGAGGAACGGAAAGTGGTCCGGCATCACTGGCTTTACTTGATTCGATCGAAGGACTCGAAATCATGCCTTTCGGGGAAGGGGAACAGTGTTGTGGTTTTGGAGGGACATTTTCGGTCACATTCCCATTCATCTCCAGTCAGATGGGCCATGCAAAGCTGGCCCATGCACAAGCGTCGAACCCTGATTATCTGGTCAGTGGTGATATGGGGTGCCTCATGCACTTAGGAGGGATTGTGGAACGTGACGGGATGAAGCTAAAAACACGGCATGCGGCCCAAATCCTGAGGGATTCACTTATTGAAGGAGGGCTCATCTAATGGCCTACCAAAAAATCGATTCCTATGCGCAGACTCTTGATGAGGAAGTGCGCACTTCGGTAAAAAATGCCTCAGCCCTGAAAACCAAATCCCGTGTGGACAGCCTCTGGCGTGATTTCCAAGATCCGGACAAATTGCGTGAGGTCTCCGGCCTGATAAAGCAGCATGTCATAGAAAACCTGGATACCTACCTGCCCAAAGTCGAGGAGGCCCTGACCGAACGTGGAGTCAAGGTCCATTGGGCCAGTGATGCGGAAGAAGCCCGTAAAATCATCCTAGGATTAATGCAGAGTATCGGTGCCAAAAAAATGGTGAAATCAAAATCCATGGTATCCGAGGAAATCGAGCTGGGTCATTACCTTGAAAAGCATGGGATGGAAGCTGTCGAGACAGATTTGGGAGAGTATATCGTCCAGATAGACCATGACCATCCGAGTCATATCGTGACCCCGATCATCCATAAAAACCGCCGCCAAATAGCTGAAAGCTTTGAGCGCGAGGGGCTCGGGGAATATAATGATGATCCTGCCGTGATTACGGCGAGAGCCCGGAAATTCCTCCGCAATAAATACCTCGAAGCAGAAGTCGGGTTGACGGGGGCAAATTTTATCTCCGCCGAAAGCGGACGGCTGGTTATCGTGACCAATGAAGGTAATTCCCGGTTCTGCCTGGCTCCGACCAAAATGCACATTGCCCTCGTGGGAATCGAGAAAATCGTCCCGCGTGACACGGACTTGGCGCTATTCCTAAATTTACTCGCACGCTCCGCCACGGGACAGAAACTCACTATTTATACGGAATTCATTAATGGCCCGAAATCTCCCGAGCAGCCGGATGGTCCCGAGCAAATGCATGTCGTATTGCTGGATAACGGGCGCAGTGATGTCCTAGCGAGTGAATGCCGCGATATCCTACGGTGTATCCGGTGCGGAGCTTGTCTGAATGTCTGTCCGGTTTACCGCCAAGCCAGCGGGCACGCTTACCGGAGTGTTTATCCCGGCCCTGTAGGTGCCGTGCTTTCGCCGATCCTGGACGCGAAAAAATTCCCCGAGCTCGCTGACCTGCCGAAAGCCTCGAGTTTATGCGGTGCGTGTCATGAAGTGTGTCCGGTGAATATTCCGATCCCCGATCTTTTGCTGCGTTTGCGTGATAAGGCGAAAAAAGAACATATTCATTCCCCTAATACTCCTCCGATGGGAGGGTGGTCGATTTTGGCTAGTGAACCCATCCTGTGGAAATCCGCTTTGATCGCAGGAGCTGTGATGAATGTCATTAATCCGGATTTAATCCCGCTCCCACCGGTCAAACGATGGACCATGGTGCGCAAATTACCCGATTGGCACGGGGGTGAATTCCGGAAGTGGTTT belongs to Verrucomicrobiota bacterium and includes:
- the truA gene encoding tRNA pseudouridine(38-40) synthase TruA, which encodes MVKTSAITMRTFKITISYDGRPYSGWQTQNNGVTVQKTIELALSKILCEEILIEGSGRTDAGVHALGQVASFRQKNDRPVVNPEKMIIALNTVLPTTIRIHRVQVVANDFHARFMAKGKEYHYLIFNTPFMPALWDGRALWLWQPLDVRAMRRAAKHLVGKHDFSSFTVTTRYERSTMVRDLHRITIKETPISAGDSAHFGAQKGNLLTLKFKGGGFLFRMVRCLTGTLVSVGLGKLSPDDVKRILKAKDRRLASVTSPPDGLYLMKVFY
- a CDS encoding tetratricopeptide repeat protein; protein product: MADEIKKKSQADEPAQMELPIEYHIEQFWLKYKNPIVFGVILILAFAIFTAIYKHNLTSKEQDSLVALNKAVTAGNIDQVASVFETYRGTKAASQALLLVADMNFQRGQYTQSQELYQRFIREYPQNELLAAAFYGVGACQQASGKVDEALSTYLSLQKSKPTEIWTYHGLLAAASCYEIKGQPAAARKIYQDIISGAAPDSIKMQAQFNIKRLG
- a CDS encoding phosphotyrosine protein phosphatase — its product is MSTGQPLKILFICGRNQRRSPTAEKIFRNDPRLTVRSAGTAESSRRRIGEPDLLWADNILVMERKYEARIKSLFPGFHSLPPIILLDIPDEYTFMAPELIDLLTGSVESFLSEKDEQVN
- a CDS encoding YkgJ family cysteine cluster protein, with translation MPVNRSVSSSDGFTCRMGCGACCIAISISSPMPGLPQGKPAGVTCIHLTQDYRCKLFGLPERPTVCNNLRPMPEMCGTSREEALAYLADLEEKTK
- a CDS encoding peptidylprolyl isomerase, producing MSTTFVTFETNQGNIKFKLFPEIAPKTCENFTTLCNKGYYNGVIFHRVIKDFMIQGGDPTGTGTGGESCWGKRFEDEVTPKASFDRNGLLAMANAGPGTNGSQFFITTAKTPWLNMKHTIFGEVVEGYDIIQKIEDCKKAPGDRPVETQKILKTVVETV
- a CDS encoding (Fe-S)-binding protein, yielding MLLEHLHHRPKPANKKIQLMTTCLCDAFFDDVAKATVQVLEYLGCEISLPDEQTCCGQPAFNGGDWPSSRRVVRHTAKVFHSDDTVVTPSGSCAAMLFHGALLEFEKEKDLPEIEKLANKTWELTDYIYNGLGIKTWPGKLNAKVAFHRSCHTRGTESGPASLALLDSIEGLEIMPFGEGEQCCGFGGTFSVTFPFISSQMGHAKLAHAQASNPDYLVSGDMGCLMHLGGIVERDGMKLKTRHAAQILRDSLIEGGLI
- a CDS encoding LutB/LldF family L-lactate oxidation iron-sulfur protein → MAYQKIDSYAQTLDEEVRTSVKNASALKTKSRVDSLWRDFQDPDKLREVSGLIKQHVIENLDTYLPKVEEALTERGVKVHWASDAEEARKIILGLMQSIGAKKMVKSKSMVSEEIELGHYLEKHGMEAVETDLGEYIVQIDHDHPSHIVTPIIHKNRRQIAESFEREGLGEYNDDPAVITARARKFLRNKYLEAEVGLTGANFISAESGRLVIVTNEGNSRFCLAPTKMHIALVGIEKIVPRDTDLALFLNLLARSATGQKLTIYTEFINGPKSPEQPDGPEQMHVVLLDNGRSDVLASECRDILRCIRCGACLNVCPVYRQASGHAYRSVYPGPVGAVLSPILDAKKFPELADLPKASSLCGACHEVCPVNIPIPDLLLRLRDKAKKEHIHSPNTPPMGGWSILASEPILWKSALIAGAVMNVINPDLIPLPPVKRWTMVRKLPDWHGGEFRKWFKNRKVDGKK